ACCTTCCGCACGACGTTCGACATGACGGGCTTCGACACGCGCACCGCCTGTCTCGTCGGCAAGTACGCCGCGGACAACACCGTCACCGCCATCCGGCTCAACGGCAAGGCCGTCGCGAATATCGCCGCGTCGGACAGCGAACAGTTCCGCCGTCTGTCGGCGCTGAAGATCGCGACGGGCCTCGTGCCCGGCGTGAACGTGATCGAATTCGATGTGTTCAACGGGTCGGACCCGCATGGGGCGGCGAACCCGATGGGCTTGATTGTGGATGCGGATATTTATGCCCTGCCGGAAAAGTCCGGCGCGGCGCCAACGGAGCAATGAGTCGAGGACTCGGAGAACACTTTTTTTGCCGAAAGGGAATGACGAATGAGCGGCCAACTGAATCGCATCGTGTCTGCGCTGTGCGTGATGACGACGTGCTTGGGCGTCGGAGCCAAGGCGGCGAACCTCATTACGCCCACGAATGCCGGATTCGAAACCGACACGTTCACCGTGGCGCCGGGCTACGTGAGCGGCAACTTCCCGATCACCGGATGGAGCGACAATGCCGACAATCGCGTCGGCATCAATCCGACGACCGTGTCCAACGACTTCGGCAACAACGGCGTGACTCCGCAGGGCTCGAAGATCGCGTTCATCCAGTCCAACGGCTCGGCCACGACGCTCTCGCAGAACATCACCGGCCTGACCGCGGGCAACAATTATGTGCTGTTTTACCGGGAAAATGCGCGCAATTTCGGCGGGAACAACGCCAACGCCTCCACGACGCTCGGCCTGGACACCGTCGTGTCCGCACACAGCGTCGCGCCCGTGCAGGCATCGCCCACGCACACGCTGCCCTACTACAAGGTCGTCGGCTCCGCCTACACCGCGACCGGCACGAGCGCCAATCTCGTGTTCCAGAACAACACCGGTCCCGACTCGACGCTGCTCGTCGATGACGTGCGGCTCTACGAATACGCCGCCAACGAAGGCGTCGTCCTCAACAACAGCTTTGAATGGGACTCGTTCACAGGCAATGGCTACAGCACCGACGGCACCAACGGGCCGATCACCGGATGGACCAGCACGAGTCTGGACCGCACCGGCCTCAACCCCGCCGGCGGATCGCCCTTTGCCAACAACGGCGTCGTGCCCGACGGGTCCAAGGTCGCCTTCATCCAGTACAACGGCCACGGCGGCGCTCTGAGCACGACCGTCACGAACTTGGTTGTCGGCAAGACCTATCAGATCGACCTGAAGCTCAACGCCCGCTCCGGTTTCGATACGCCTAATGTGACCATCACCGCCGGCGGCAACACGCTCGTCGCCAACACCGCCGTCAGCCCCGTCGGCGGCGCCAATCCCTACAAGACCGCGACGTTCTACTACACCGCCACCGCCGCGACCGCCAACTTCTCCGTCGCAAACGTGAGCACGGCCGGGGACGCCACGCTGCTGTTCGACGATGTGCACTTCACCGAAGCGACGCCCGCCTGGAACACCAAACAATGGACCAATGACGCCACCAGCGGCGTCATGACCGGCGGACTCTATTCCCATGCCTACAACTTCGGCTCCGGCGGCAACGCGCCCAACACCACCATCAACGGCATTCTGTTCCGCGACGCCTCCGGCACCACCCCCGCCAACAACAACGCCCAACTCGGCGGCGACTTCACACTCGGCGGCGGATACAACACGAACTTCGGCGTCGACACCAACAACGTCACCGGCTCCAGCGCCAACCTCGCCAAGAGCTTCATCTATGAAAGCTCCGCAGCCACCGCCGGCACGCTGACTCTGACCGGCTTGCTGCCCGGCTCATTCAACAAGCTCTCGCTCTACGGCGTCGCCTTTGACCCCTCCGCCGGTCGCACCGCCACTTTCACCGACACCGCTACCAACCGGCGCCTGACCGTCAATGAAACCGCCAACGGCAATGACAACGGCACGATCATCAACTACTTCTACAAGGCCGACAACACCGGCACGCTGACCATCGACATCTCCGCGCTGGGCTCCAACAGCTATCACCTCTACGGCTTCGCCAATCAGGTGCTCAGCACGGCAGTCATCGCCGGGCTGTACAACACCGGCGTCAACGACAGCGGCGTCGCCCTTGCCGACAACGCGCTCGATACGCACTGGCGCCTCGTGAGCACGCCCGCCGGCGCCGTCGATATCGCCCCGGTCGTCGCCGCCGGGTCCGCCGGATTCCCGATTCCGCCATGGCTCGGGGACACCAGCGCGTCCGCCTGGATCACGCCCGCCAATGACACCAATGGCGTCCCCGGCAGCTACACATGGCAGACCACCTTCAACCTCGACAACGCCGTGGCCTACATCACCGGCCGCTTCGCCGTCGACAACGACGTGACCGCCATCATCCTCAACGGCACCACCCTCCTGACGAATCCCGGCTCGGGCTTCGGTGCGTGGATCAATTTCACCCTCGACTCCGGCTTCGTCGCCGGGCTCAACACGCTTCAGTTCGTGGTCAACAACGGCTCGCCAACGGGACCGACCGGTCTGCGCGTCGAGTTCCTTTCGGCCTCCGTCGCTGTCGTCCCGACGCCCGGGGCGCTGTCGGCGGGGCTGGTCCTCATGAGCATGGTGCTGGTGCGCCGCCGCAAATGAAACAGATGTCGATCCATCCTGAGCGTCATTTAGCGGCGGGGCTCGCCCCGCGCGGTTTGAGGCGCACCATGACGCGCGCGGCGTTCACCCTAATCGAGCTGCTCGTCGTCGTGAGCATCATCGCACTTTTGATCGCGATTCTGCTCCCCTCGCTCAAGCAGGCGCGCGAGCAGGCCAAACGCACGGTCTGCGGGTCCGGTCAGCGGCAGTTCGGCGTGCTGCTGTTCACGTATGGGCAGGACAACAAAGGCATCCTCCCGCCGGGCAATGCGCGGCTCGGGCTGTGGGGCATCGACTCGACGTATCACGTGCAGAGCGGCACGCCGCTGGGCCTGGCTTACCTGATGGACCTCAAGTACATGACTGATGCGAGAATGTTTTATTGTCCGAGCTGGAAGCATCCGCTGCTGGCGTACGATGTGATCAACGCCGCGACGGAACCGGGGGCCGGGTTCCCGCCCGGGTCCTACGGCGGCTGGCCGGCGCCGGGGCATGCGGGTCCGACGCAGTCCCGCGGCATCAGCTACCACTACCGCGCGACATTCGGCAAGACCGGCAATCAGCCCGCACGACTGACCGACCCCGATGCCGGCATGACCGCACTCGTCGCCGATCACTGGGTCCGACGCGAGGCGCTCTACGGTGTGGACTACGGACATGTCGATGGGTACGAAACGCTTTATCTGGACGGTCACGTAAGCTGGATCGGCATCAAGCCCGAGACGATGGAAATGCTCGAACCCGTCGGCGCGACGACCAACGACAATTGGGCGTTTCAGGAAATCATCTGGAAAGACTGGTTCTCGCTGCCGCATTGACCCCCGTTTAGCGACGCCGCTTGCGGCGGGGTTTTGCATCTTGAGATGCGGCGATGTGGCGAAGTGGTGATGTCATCCCCATCGCGGCACGCGGGGTTTGCATTTCGAGTTTCGGGGTTTCGAGTTTTGCGCATGGATGGGGATCATCGAAATGCGCTGCTGATCCGCGCGCGGCTCAGGCGGGTTTGGCGGCGGCGGCGGGGGCGCCGGGGGAGGTGGGCTTTTTCATTTTCTTGAACGCGCCCCACTGATGCTGGAGCACCAACCCGACCATCGCCGGCACCAGCACCAATAGCGGAATGGCCATCGGCTTGTCGACGAGTCCGCTGGCGATGCCGCTCTGCCAGGCGTCGACCTGAAGCATCAGGGCGATGATGCCCAGCACGGCGAGCACGGAGCCGGAGAAGGATGTGAAGAGCACGACGGAAAGCTCAAAAAGAATGAAGCTGAGCATGCCGAGGATGAGCAGGCCGGCCAGGGCGCCGACCCAGGGCGTGCCGATGTCGATGTGGAACCCGTGATTGTTAAGCTGCGTACCGATGCCGACCCAGGCGCTGGCGCCGACGAACGCACCGGCGATGCCGCCCGCCACCGCGACGGCGTATTTCATCAGAGGCCAGGCCACCACCGCCAGCAGCACGCCGAGGCAGCCGGCGAGGATGACCTCCGCCTTGACGGTTTCGCCGAGGCGATATCCGACGGTCAGGCCGGTGATCAGCGCGATGGCGATGACGACGCTCTTGTAGAGGCGGAAGCCCTGCAGCATGCAGACGAGGCCGGCGCAGATGAAGATCGCGGCGAGGACCATCGGTAGCTGCTTGAGCGCGGCGACGAGCTCCTTGGGGTGCGCCAAGGCGTCGAAGCTCGAGAAGATGTTGACGACGGCCTCGGTGGCGGACTTGTCGGCCTGGGCCTGGGCGAGTGTGGTGATGAACGTGTGCGTGAGCATGGCGTCGGCTCCTAAAGCCGCGCTCGGTCACGGATCGCGGCAACCTTACTTATCGGTTCCCGGGCGGAGAATCATCCACTGAATCAATGCTCCGATAAGTGTCATGACGACGATCATCATGATGAGGTTGCGGGCGGTGTCGGGCATGATGTCCATGTTCAGGTGCGTGCCGACCAGCCGGCCGATCCCGCCGATCATCATCATCGATCCGACGAAGGCCGTCGCCAGCGCGCCGCCGATGCCGGGGAAGACGAGTCCGATAAGAAAGCCCAGCACGCCCAACCCGCCGGCGAGCGTCATGAGCAGCACGCGATAGCTCGTGTCCTGCTCGTTCCACCACGTCGTCGTCGCCTCCTTGATCTGTGTGAGTGATTTGTCAGCGATGTCGACCATGGACGGGAGCTTCGACAGGTCCGCGCTTTTCTGGTCATCGCTGGTGACCTGCGAGACGGCTTCGCGGATGTCGCTGACAAGTTGGACGATCGGCTCTTCGATGGCCGGGCCGGGTTTGCCTTGGAAGATGAGCATCCCCGCCGGGGCCGCGAGACCGACGAGCAGGGCGAGGACGAGTCCCATGCCGACGCGGTACAGCGCGAACGCCGCCACTGCGCCGATCAGGGCGCCCCCGGCGACGAAGAGCGTCGGCGATGTATCCGCCCAGTACGTCTTGACGAGCGCCAGACCCAGCAGAGCGCCGAGCGTCAAGCCCATGACCGCGAACAGCGGACGCACGAGCCGCCGACCGAACAGAAACACGATCAGCCCCATGAGCCCCAGCCAAAGCAGCAGCCCGTCGAGCCACCACCAGGGCATCTGAATCAGCGTGTCACCGAATCGAAGGTCATACGTCTGCATAGCGGCCTCGGTCATGATGATTTTGATCGGTCGATCGGTCGATCTACAATAGACCCCGGCATGGAAAGCTGAAATAGTCGAGGCGAAAGCTTCCGGGGTCAGTTGGGGCATTGTAACCGATGAATCGATCCGAAAAACCCGCCGTCATGCCCGCCGCTCCCCTCGCTGAATTGCGCCATCGCATCGACGCGCTGGACACGCAGATCGTCAAACTGCTCAACGAGCGCGCCCGCATCGTCGTCGACATCGGCAAGATCAAGGCCCACGACGGCGTGACGCCGATCTACGCTCCCGATCGCGAGCAGGTCGTCCTCGACCGCATCCGCAAAGCCAACGAAGGTCCGCTGCCCGATGCGTGTCTGCAAGCGATCTGGCGCGAGTTGATGAGCGGATCGTTCGCGCTGGAGCGCCCGCTGTACATCGGATTCCTCGGCCCGCTTGGTTCCTACAGCCATGTCGCCGCCCGCCGCCAGTTCGGGGCATGCGTCAACTACGAAACCTTCGAGTCCATCACCGCCGTCTTCCTCGCCGTCGAAGCCCGCAAGATCGACCTGGGCCTTGTGCCCATCGAAAACTCGACCGGCGGCGGCATCCATGAAACCCTCGACAGTTTCCTGCAGACGCGCGCCCGCGTGTGCGCCGAGGCGCTGGTGCCGATTCATCATTACGTGCTTTGCCAGTCCGAAGACAAGGACATCCGCCGTCTGTGCTCGCGACCGGAAGTCTTCGATCAGTGCCGCCGCTGGCTCGGCGATCATCTGCGCGACGCGGAGCGCATCGCCACCACGTCGAGTGCCAAGGCCGCCGAAGCCGCCGCCGCCGATCCGCACACCGCCGCGATCGGCTCCGACCTCGCCGCCGAAATCTACAACCTGCCCGTCCGCTATTCCAACATCGAAGACAACCCCAACAACATCACGCGCTTCTTCGTCATCGGCCATCAATTCTCCAAACCGACCGGCGACGACAAGACCGCGATTCTCTTTACGACCCAGCACAAGGCCGGCGCCCTCGCCAGCGTCATCGACGTGTTCTCCAAACATGGCGTGAACCTCACGCACATCGACAAACGCCCCAGCCAGCGCGTCAACTGGGAATACTACTTTTTCATCGACTGCCAGGGCCACGCCGACGAACCCCATGTCGCCGCCGCCCTCGAAGCCGCCCGGGCCCATTGCCTTCAGCTCACCGTGCTTGGCTCCTTCCCCCGCGCCCGCGCCGTGTTAGAATAAGGCACACCTCTATCCGGGAGTGCCGAACATGATGGATACCTATCGTCCGTCGGGTCGATTCGCCGCCAGCGCGCTGTTCATCGTTCCGCCGGCGATCATTGTCGCCGTCGGCGCCGCATGGATCTACCAGTTACTCGTCGATTGGGTGCCGCTCATTTATCTCAACGCCGTGGCGACGTTCGGCCTGGGCGTCGTGCTCGGGTATCTGGCGGCACAGATCATT
This genomic window from Planctomycetota bacterium contains:
- a CDS encoding prepilin-type N-terminal cleavage/methylation domain-containing protein codes for the protein MTRAAFTLIELLVVVSIIALLIAILLPSLKQAREQAKRTVCGSGQRQFGVLLFTYGQDNKGILPPGNARLGLWGIDSTYHVQSGTPLGLAYLMDLKYMTDARMFYCPSWKHPLLAYDVINAATEPGAGFPPGSYGGWPAPGHAGPTQSRGISYHYRATFGKTGNQPARLTDPDAGMTALVADHWVRREALYGVDYGHVDGYETLYLDGHVSWIGIKPETMEMLEPVGATTNDNWAFQEIIWKDWFSLPH
- the pheA gene encoding prephenate dehydratase; translated protein: MNRSEKPAVMPAAPLAELRHRIDALDTQIVKLLNERARIVVDIGKIKAHDGVTPIYAPDREQVVLDRIRKANEGPLPDACLQAIWRELMSGSFALERPLYIGFLGPLGSYSHVAARRQFGACVNYETFESITAVFLAVEARKIDLGLVPIENSTGGGIHETLDSFLQTRARVCAEALVPIHHYVLCQSEDKDIRRLCSRPEVFDQCRRWLGDHLRDAERIATTSSAKAAEAAAADPHTAAIGSDLAAEIYNLPVRYSNIEDNPNNITRFFVIGHQFSKPTGDDKTAILFTTQHKAGALASVIDVFSKHGVNLTHIDKRPSQRVNWEYYFFIDCQGHADEPHVAAALEAARAHCLQLTVLGSFPRARAVLE